From a single Lolium rigidum isolate FL_2022 chromosome 7, APGP_CSIRO_Lrig_0.1, whole genome shotgun sequence genomic region:
- the LOC124679438 gene encoding WRKY transcription factor SUSIBA2 isoform X2 produces MAAIMHKIAHPDIPPSPRDKSVRTAHADGGSRDFEFKPHLNSSSQSLPPVMSDSKNHEPSMQNQSMNPSSSSSNMVTDNRPPCSRESTLTVNVSSAPNQPVGMVGLSDSPAEVGTPELHQMNGSENAMQEPQSENVAEKSAEDGYNWRKYGQKHVKGSENPRSYYKCTHPNCEVKKLLERAVDGLITEVVYKGRHNHPKPQPNRRLAGGAVPSNQGEERNDGAATADDKSSNALSNLANQVQSAGMLELVPASVSDDDIDAGVGRPYPVDDAAEEEDLESKRRKMESAGIDAALMGKPNREPRVVVQTVSEVDILDDGYRWRKYGQKVVKGNPNPRSYYKCTSTGCPVRKHVERASHDPKSVITTYEGKHNHEVPAARNATHEMSTPPMKNAVHQINGNMPSIGGMMRACEPRNFTNHYSQAPETNTVSLDLGVGISPNHSETTNQMQSSVPDQMQYQMQPMASMYANMRHQSMAMPTVQGNAAGRMYGSREEKANEGFTFKATPMDHSANLCYSSAGNLVMGP; encoded by the exons ATGGCTGCAATTATGCACAAGATCGCTCATCCAGACATACCACCTTCACCACGGGATAAATCTGTTCGTACTGCCCATGCAGATGGGGGTTCTAGGGATTTTGAATTCAAGCCTCATCTCAATTCGTCTTCTCAGTCACTG CCTCCTGTTATGAGTGATTCAAAAAACCATGAGCCTTCTATGCAAAATCAAAGCATGAATCCCAGCTCATCATCTAGCAATATGGTGACTGACAACAGACCTCCCTGTTCACGTGAGTCAACTCTTACAGTGAATGTTTCAAGTGCTCCTAACCAACCTGTTGGAATGGTTGGTCTGTCTGACAGTCCTGCTGAAGTTGGTACACCTGAGTTGCACCAAATGAATGGCTCTGAGAATGCCATGCAAGAACCGCAGTCTGAAAATGTAGCTGAAAAATCGGCAGAGGATGGCTACAACTGGCGCAAATATGGACAGAAGCATGTCAAGGGAAGTGAAAACCCTAGAAGTTATTACAAGTGCACACATCCTAATTGTGAAGTAAAAAAGCTACTGGAGCGTGCCGTTGATGGTCTCATCACCGAAGTTGTCTATAAGGGGCGTCACAATCATCCTAAACCCCAGCCCAATAGGAGGTTAGCTGGTGGTGCCGTTCCTTCGAACCAGGGTGAAGAACGAAATGATGGTGCAGCAACCGCTGATG ATAAATCTTCAAATGCTCTTAGCAACCTTGCTAATCAAGTACAGTCAGCTGGTATGCTTGAGCTTGTTCCAGCTTCAGTtagtgatgatgacatcgatgctggAGTTGGAAGACCCTACCCCGTGGATGATGCTGCCGAGGAAGAGGATTTAGAGTCGAAACGCAG GAAAATGGAGTCGGCTGGTATTGATGCTGCTCTGATGGGTAAACCCAACCGCGAGCCTCGTGTTGTTGTTCAAACTGTAAGTGAGGTTGACATCTTGGATGATGGGTATCGTTGGCGCAAATATGGACAGAAAGTTGTCAAAGGAAACCCCAATCCACG GAGTTACTACAAATGCACAAGCACAGGATGCCCTGTCAGAAAGCATGTTGAGAGAGCATCGCATGATCCTAAATCAGTGATAACAACATATGAAGGAAAACATAATCATGAAGTTCCTGCTGCCAGGAATGCCACCCATGAGATGTCCACACCTCCCATGAAGAATGCCGTGCATCAGATTAATGGCAATATGCCGAGCATTGGTGGCATGATGAGAGCATGTGAACCCAGGAACTTCACCAACCACTATTCTCAAGCGCCTGAAACCAACACCGTGAGTCTTGACCTTGGTGTTGGAATTAGCCCGAACCACAGTGAGACCACGAACCAAATGCAATCTTCCGTTCCTGATCAGATGCAGTATCAAATGCAACCCATGGCTTCAATGTACGCTAACATGAGGCACCAATCAATGGCAATGCCAACGGTACAAGGAAATGCAGCTGGCCGAATGTATGGTTCCAGAGAAGAAAAAGCTAATGAAGGGTTTACTTTCAAAGCCACACCGATGGACCATTCAGCTAACTTATGCTACAGCAGTGCTGGGAATTTAGTCATGGGTCCTTGA
- the LOC124679439 gene encoding chitin-inducible gibberellin-responsive protein 2-like, which yields MADTPTSRMMHPFSNMQRQNPNQFQYSANPQRPCHTYQKSSPDTHVVPQHHYSLNSHSPDASYENQVTQNKYTLNSSEAVDCMRHDSPSSNSFTPPSIRSGSGSPSSQDDSHSDSTNGSPVSASCVTVTEDPTDLKQKLRDIEAAMLGPDCEIINSLENKLSLEPEKWMQQKGFPRGNLKELLITCAIAVEENNGLAIDMMVPELRKMVAVSGEPLERLGAYMVEGLVARLANSGHSIYKALKCKEPKGSDLLSYMHFLYEACPYFKFGYMSANGAIAEAVKGEDRIHIIDFHISQGAQWISLLQALAARPGGPPTVRITGIDDSVSAYARGGGLELVGRRLSHIAGLYKVPFEFCSLAIAGDEVEEKHLGVRAGESLAVNFTLELHHISDETVSTANHRDRILRLVKSLSPKVLTLVEQESNTNTAPFVPRFAETLDYYTAIFESIDLSLPRDDKERINMEQHCLAREIVNLVACEGAERVERHEVFGKWKARLMMAGFRPSPLSSLVNATIRTLLQSYSVDYKLAETDGVLYLGWKNRPLVVSSAWH from the coding sequence ATGGCTGATACTCCGACTTCCCGGATGATGCACCCCTTCAGCAACATGCAGAGGCAGAACCCCAACCAGTTCCAGTATTCTGCCAACCCACAGCGTCCTTGTCACACTTACCAGAAGTCATCTCCAGACACCCATGTTGTGCCACAGCATCACTATAGCCTCAACTCTCATTCACCAGATGCCAGCTATGAAAACCAGGTTACCCAAAACAAGTATACCCTGAACTCCTCTGAGGCAGTTGATTGTATGAGGCATGATTCGCCCTCCAGCAATAGCTTCACTCCTCCATCCATTAGGAGTGGCAGTGGCAGCCCTTCATCTCAGGATGACAGTCACTCTGATTCCACAAATGGATCTCCTGTAAGTGCTTCATGTGTCACTGTGACCGAGGATCCTACTGATCTCAAGCAAAAACTCAGGGATATTGAGGCTGCAATGCTTGGGCCGGACTGTGAGATCATCAACAGCCTTGAGAACAAGCTTTCGCTGGAACCGGAGAAGTGGATGCAGCAGAAGGGCTTTCCTAGGGGCAACTTGAAGGAGCTACTGATTACTTGTGCTATAGCTGTAGAAGAGAACAATGGCCTCGCGATAGATATGATGGTGCCAGAACTGAGGAAAATGGTTGCAGTATCTGGTGAGCCACTTGAGAGGTTGGGAGCCTACATGGTGGAAGGCCTCGTCGCCAGGCTTGCCAACTCCGGCCACTCGATCTACAAAGCCTTGAAGTGCAAAGAACCAAAGGGCTCTGACCTCCTGTCCTACATGCATTTCCTGTATGAGGCCTGCCCCTACTTCAAGTTCGGCTACATGTCGGCAAACGGTGCAATTGCAGAAGCTGTCAAGGGAGAAGACAGGATTCACATAATTGACTTCCATATCTCTCAAGGAGCCCAATGGATTTCTCTCCTCCAGGCCCTTGCAGCCAGGCCTGGTGGACCACCGACTGTAAGAATCACAGGAATTGATGACTCGGTTTCAGCTTATGCGCGAGGTGGTGGGCTAGAGCTAGTTGGGAGGAGGCTGTCACACATCGCTGGCCTGTACAAGGTTCCCTTTGAATTCTGCTCACTTGCTATCGCTGGCGACGAAGTGGAAGAGAAGCATCTTGGAGTCCGCGCTGGCGAATCTCTCGCAGTGAACTTCACCCTGGAGCTGCACCACATTTCAGATGAGACTGTGAGCACTGCCAACCACCGAGACCGAATCCTAAGGCTGGTGAAAAGCTTGTCTCCAAAGGTGCTCACCCTTGTTGAGCAGGAGTCCAACACGAACACAGCCCCTTTTGTGCCGAGGTTCGCAGAGACTCTGGACTACTACACTGCCATCTTCGAGTCCATCGACCTGTCGCTCCCAAGGGACGACAAGGAGAGGATCAACATGGAGCAACACTGCCTGGCGAGGGAGATTGTGAACCTCGTCGCCTGCGAGGGTGCAGAAAGGGTGGAACGACATGAAGTCTTTGGCAAGTGGAAGGCACGTCTGATGATGGCCGGCTTCAGACCGTCTCCGCTCAGCTCGCTGGTGAATGCCACCATCAGGACACTGCTACAGAGCTACTCGGTGGACTACAAGCTCGCCGAGACGGACGGGGTGCTGTACCTCGGATGGAAGaacaggcccctggtggtttcgtCCGCATGGCACTAG
- the LOC124679438 gene encoding WRKY transcription factor SUSIBA2 isoform X1 yields the protein MADSPNPSSGDLPAPAPEMPYPADRRVAALAGAGARYKAMSPARLPISREPCLTIPAGFSPSALLDSPVLLTNFKVEPSPTTGSLGMAAIMHKIAHPDIPPSPRDKSVRTAHADGGSRDFEFKPHLNSSSQSLPPVMSDSKNHEPSMQNQSMNPSSSSSNMVTDNRPPCSRESTLTVNVSSAPNQPVGMVGLSDSPAEVGTPELHQMNGSENAMQEPQSENVAEKSAEDGYNWRKYGQKHVKGSENPRSYYKCTHPNCEVKKLLERAVDGLITEVVYKGRHNHPKPQPNRRLAGGAVPSNQGEERNDGAATADDKSSNALSNLANQVQSAGMLELVPASVSDDDIDAGVGRPYPVDDAAEEEDLESKRRKMESAGIDAALMGKPNREPRVVVQTVSEVDILDDGYRWRKYGQKVVKGNPNPRSYYKCTSTGCPVRKHVERASHDPKSVITTYEGKHNHEVPAARNATHEMSTPPMKNAVHQINGNMPSIGGMMRACEPRNFTNHYSQAPETNTVSLDLGVGISPNHSETTNQMQSSVPDQMQYQMQPMASMYANMRHQSMAMPTVQGNAAGRMYGSREEKANEGFTFKATPMDHSANLCYSSAGNLVMGP from the exons ATGGCCGATtcgccaaaccctagctccggcgacctccccgcgcccgcgcccgagATGCCGTACCCCGCGGATCGGCGCGTCGCCgcgctcgccggcgccggcgccaggTACAAGGCCATGTCCCCCGCGCGCCTGCCGATCTCGCGCGAGCCCTGCCTCACCATCCCCGCCGGGTTCAGCCCCTCCGCCCTCCTCGACTCCCCCGTGCTCCTCACCAACTTCAAG GTTGAACCCTCACCGACGACTGGTTCTCTGGGCATGGCTGCAATTATGCACAAGATCGCTCATCCAGACATACCACCTTCACCACGGGATAAATCTGTTCGTACTGCCCATGCAGATGGGGGTTCTAGGGATTTTGAATTCAAGCCTCATCTCAATTCGTCTTCTCAGTCACTG CCTCCTGTTATGAGTGATTCAAAAAACCATGAGCCTTCTATGCAAAATCAAAGCATGAATCCCAGCTCATCATCTAGCAATATGGTGACTGACAACAGACCTCCCTGTTCACGTGAGTCAACTCTTACAGTGAATGTTTCAAGTGCTCCTAACCAACCTGTTGGAATGGTTGGTCTGTCTGACAGTCCTGCTGAAGTTGGTACACCTGAGTTGCACCAAATGAATGGCTCTGAGAATGCCATGCAAGAACCGCAGTCTGAAAATGTAGCTGAAAAATCGGCAGAGGATGGCTACAACTGGCGCAAATATGGACAGAAGCATGTCAAGGGAAGTGAAAACCCTAGAAGTTATTACAAGTGCACACATCCTAATTGTGAAGTAAAAAAGCTACTGGAGCGTGCCGTTGATGGTCTCATCACCGAAGTTGTCTATAAGGGGCGTCACAATCATCCTAAACCCCAGCCCAATAGGAGGTTAGCTGGTGGTGCCGTTCCTTCGAACCAGGGTGAAGAACGAAATGATGGTGCAGCAACCGCTGATG ATAAATCTTCAAATGCTCTTAGCAACCTTGCTAATCAAGTACAGTCAGCTGGTATGCTTGAGCTTGTTCCAGCTTCAGTtagtgatgatgacatcgatgctggAGTTGGAAGACCCTACCCCGTGGATGATGCTGCCGAGGAAGAGGATTTAGAGTCGAAACGCAG GAAAATGGAGTCGGCTGGTATTGATGCTGCTCTGATGGGTAAACCCAACCGCGAGCCTCGTGTTGTTGTTCAAACTGTAAGTGAGGTTGACATCTTGGATGATGGGTATCGTTGGCGCAAATATGGACAGAAAGTTGTCAAAGGAAACCCCAATCCACG GAGTTACTACAAATGCACAAGCACAGGATGCCCTGTCAGAAAGCATGTTGAGAGAGCATCGCATGATCCTAAATCAGTGATAACAACATATGAAGGAAAACATAATCATGAAGTTCCTGCTGCCAGGAATGCCACCCATGAGATGTCCACACCTCCCATGAAGAATGCCGTGCATCAGATTAATGGCAATATGCCGAGCATTGGTGGCATGATGAGAGCATGTGAACCCAGGAACTTCACCAACCACTATTCTCAAGCGCCTGAAACCAACACCGTGAGTCTTGACCTTGGTGTTGGAATTAGCCCGAACCACAGTGAGACCACGAACCAAATGCAATCTTCCGTTCCTGATCAGATGCAGTATCAAATGCAACCCATGGCTTCAATGTACGCTAACATGAGGCACCAATCAATGGCAATGCCAACGGTACAAGGAAATGCAGCTGGCCGAATGTATGGTTCCAGAGAAGAAAAAGCTAATGAAGGGTTTACTTTCAAAGCCACACCGATGGACCATTCAGCTAACTTATGCTACAGCAGTGCTGGGAATTTAGTCATGGGTCCTTGA